The Amorphus orientalis sequence ACATCAGCGAGATCCGGCCGGAGACCGGCGTCCAGCCGAGGGTGACGGAAAACAGGATGATCAGCAGCAGGCCCCACCAGAAGATCGGCATGGAGTAGCCGACCAGCGCGGTCGTCATGATCGACTGGTCGAAGATCGAGCCGCGCTTCACCGCCGCGATCACGCCGGCCGGAATGCCGACCACCACGGCAAAGAACATGGCGCAGAGCGACAGCTCCAGCGTGGCGGGGAACCGCGCAAGGAATTCTTCGAGAACCGGCCGCTTGCTGACCAGCGAGGTGCCGAAATCGCCGTGGAGGATGCCCCAGATATAATCGAGATACTGGACCGGCAGCGACCGGTCGAAGCCCAGAAGCGCCTCCAGTTCCGCGTAGCGTTGCGGATCGACACCGCGCTCGCCCGCAAGCAGCAGGATCGGATCGCCCGGCAGAACGCGGATGAAGGCGAACGTCACGATCGACACGCCGATGAAGGTCGGGATCAACACCCCGAGCCGGTTCACGAGAAAGCGGAGCATGGGTCCTCTGGCGAACGGTTGGCGGCGGGACGGCCTGACCGTTCCTCACCCGCCCGAGAATGGCCCCGACAGACCGGTCGCGTCTGACCAGCGGGGACGGACTCGAAACATCGAAGCCGGGCGCCCCGCAATGGGCCTGGCGTGTCTGCCCGGTCGCAGGGGGCCGAAATAAACAATAAGGCCGGCGCCGGGATCGATCGCCCGGCGCCGGCCAGATGGCGGGCGCTTACTGCTTGAGGTCCACGCCGTAGAAGATGTGACCGCCGAACGGGTCGATCTTGAAGTCTTCGACCTGATCGCTCATCGCCTTGTTGACGACGGAGTGGGCGATCGTGGCCCAGGGAGCCTGCTCCTTGAAGATCACCTGGGCCTCCTTGTAGAGCTCGGCACGCTGCTCCTGGTCGGAAACCACCTTGGCCTTCTGGATGATCTCCTCGAAGGGCTCGTAGCACCACTGGGCGCGGTTGGAGCCGCCGACGGCATCGCAGCCCAGAAGAACGGCCAGGAAGTTGTCCGGGTCACCATTGTCGCCGGTCCAGCCGAGCAGCACCGCACCGTCGCGGTCTTCGGCCTTCGACCGCTCCAGATACTCGCCCCACTCGTAGGAGACGATCTCCGTGTCGACGCCGATGTTCTCGAAGTCGGCCTGGATCAGTTCGGCCATGCGGCGGGCGTTCGGGTTGTAAGGCCGCTGCACGGGCATCGCCCAGACCTTCATGGAGAGATCCGTCACGCCCTCTTCCTCGAGCATCTTCTTGGCAGCGTCCGGATCGTACGGATCGTCTTCGAGCTCGTCGTTATAGGACCAGATCGTCGGCGGGATCGGGGCCTTGGCGACCTTGCCGGACCCCTGGAACACCACGTCCAGGATGGCCTGCTTGTTGATCGCCATGTTGAGCGCCTTGCGGACCTTCGGGTTGTCGAAGGGCTCGACCTTGGTGTTGTAGGCGAGATAGCCGACGTTGAGGCCCTCCTGGCTCTTCAGGGTCAGACCGTCGGAGCTTTCGATGTCGGAGAGGTCGGCCGGGTTCGGATAGGGGTCGAGATGACACTCGCCCGCCCGGAGCTTCTGGAGACGGACTGCCTGATCCGGCGTGATCGCGAACACCAGGTTGTCGATCGGCGCCTTGCCGGCCCAGTAGTCGGGGTTGGCCTGATAGCGGATCACGGCGTCCGGCTGATAGGCCACGAACTGGAACGGGCCGGTTCCGACCGGCTTCTGGTTGAGCTGCTGCACATTGCCGGCCTCAGCCAGCTGATCGGCGTATTCCTTGGACTGGATCGAGGCGAAGTCCATGGCCAGGTTCGCGATCATCGGCGCTTCCGGCCGGGTCAGGTTGAACTTGACCGTCATGTCGTCGACCTTCTCGATGGACTCGATCAGATCCGGCATCGACATGCCGTTGAAGTACTCCCAGGACGCCCCCTCGACATACTGGTTGTACGGGTTCTCCGGATCGAGCTGGCGCTCGAACGAGAAGATCACGTCGTCGGCGTTCAGGTCCCGGGTCGGGGTGAAATAGTCGGTCGAGTGGAACTTCACGCCCGGACGCAGGTGGAAGGTGTACTCTGTCCCGTCCTCCGAAACGTCCCAGCTCTCCGCCACGCCGGGAACGACGTTGGTGGTGCCGCGCTCGAACTCGACCAGCTTGTTGAAGACGTTTCTCGAGGTGGCGTCGAAGGTCGTTCCGGAGGTGTAAAGCGCCGGATCGAAGCCCTCGGGCGAGCCTTCCGAGCAGTAGACGAAGGTGGTCGCGTGCGCGGTCCCGGCGAAAGCCAGCAGCCCTGCGGCTACGGCGGTCGCCTTCAAGCCATCGCA is a genomic window containing:
- a CDS encoding ABC transporter permease subunit; protein product: MLRFLVNRLGVLIPTFIGVSIVTFAFIRVLPGDPILLLAGERGVDPQRYAELEALLGFDRSLPVQYLDYIWGILHGDFGTSLVSKRPVLEEFLARFPATLELSLCAMFFAVVVGIPAGVIAAVKRGSIFDQSIMTTALVGYSMPIFWWGLLLIILFSVTLGWTPVSGRISLMYFFPQVTGFMLIDSLLSGEKGAFASAVNHLILPTIVLGTIPLAVIARQTRSAMLEVLGEDYVRTARAKGLPGRRIIGLHALRNALIPVVTIIGLQVGVMMAGAILTETIFSWPGVGKWMLDSVFKRDYPVVQGGLLLIAAVIMIVNLLVDLLYGLINPRIRQG
- a CDS encoding ABC transporter substrate-binding protein, with translation MKFCDGLKATAVAAGLLAFAGTAHATTFVYCSEGSPEGFDPALYTSGTTFDATSRNVFNKLVEFERGTTNVVPGVAESWDVSEDGTEYTFHLRPGVKFHSTDYFTPTRDLNADDVIFSFERQLDPENPYNQYVEGASWEYFNGMSMPDLIESIEKVDDMTVKFNLTRPEAPMIANLAMDFASIQSKEYADQLAEAGNVQQLNQKPVGTGPFQFVAYQPDAVIRYQANPDYWAGKAPIDNLVFAITPDQAVRLQKLRAGECHLDPYPNPADLSDIESSDGLTLKSQEGLNVGYLAYNTKVEPFDNPKVRKALNMAINKQAILDVVFQGSGKVAKAPIPPTIWSYNDELEDDPYDPDAAKKMLEEEGVTDLSMKVWAMPVQRPYNPNARRMAELIQADFENIGVDTEIVSYEWGEYLERSKAEDRDGAVLLGWTGDNGDPDNFLAVLLGCDAVGGSNRAQWCYEPFEEIIQKAKVVSDQEQRAELYKEAQVIFKEQAPWATIAHSVVNKAMSDQVEDFKIDPFGGHIFYGVDLKQ